One Hyphomonadaceae bacterium BL14 genomic window, TTGAAGGCGCGCGTGACCTCCTTGAACCGCTCCTCCGACTTGGCGTCATCGGGACGCGCATCCGGGTGCAGTTCTTTGGCCAGCTTGCGGTAGGCGCGCCGGATCTCGTCGGCCGAAGCCGATTTGGGCACGCCAAGAATCGCATAGGGGTCACGCATCACGGTTCAGCCTGTAGCAGGACTGCACTGTCCTTGCGAGCAGAGTGAACGGCAATTGGGCACGCCGCGCGCGCGCCACAAGGCGGACACGATCACCCCAGCAGCTTGCGGTTCAGGATCTCGTTCACGGCCTGCGGATTGGCTTTGCCGCCTGTGGCTTTCATCACCTGACCGACAAACCAGCCCAGCGTCTGGGGCTTGGTTTTCACTTTCTCGGCCTGCTCGGGGTTCGCCGCGATCAGCGCGTCCACCACCTTTTCAATCGCGCCGGTGTCGGTGACCTGTTTCAGGCCACGCGCTTCCACGATGGTCTCGGGATCACCGCCCTCTTCCCAGACGATCTCGAACACGTCCTTGGCGATCTTGCCGGAGATGACGTTGGAGGTGATGAGGCTCACCAGCCCCGCCAGCTGGGCCGGGCTCACCGGGCTTTCGGTGATGGAGAGGCCTTCCTTATTCAGGCGGCCGAACAGTTCGTTATTGACCCAGTTGGCCGACAGCTTGGCGTCCGCGCCCTCGATCACGGCCTCGAAATAATCGGCCCGGTCCTTGTCGGCGGCCAGCACCGAGGCGTCGTACTCGGACAGGCCCAGCACCTCGACAAAGCGCTTGCGCTTGTCGGCGGGCAATTCGGGCAGATTGGCCTTGATGTCCGCAATCCACGCCGCGTCCAGCACCAGCGGGGTCAGGTCGGGATCAGGGAAATAGCGGTAGTCATGCGCCTCTTCCTTCGACCGCATGGACCGGGTCACGCCGGTATTGGCGTCGAACAGGCGGGTCTGCTGGATGATCTTGCCGCCCTCTTCCAGAATGTCGATCTGGCGGCGCGCTTCATACTCGATGGCCTGCATGATGAAGCGCAGCGAGTTGACGTTCTTGATCTCGCAGCGCGTGCCCAGATGCTTGAAATCGCCGCTGGCGGCGAATTTCTCATACTGGCCGGGCTTGCACACCGACACGTTCACGTCGGCGCGCATCTGGCCCTTTTCCATGTCGCCGCCGCAGGTGTCGAGATAGCGCAGGATCGTGCGCAGTGTGCGCACATAGGCCGCTGCATCGCCGGGGCTGCGCACATGGGGGCGCGAGACGATCTCCATCAGCGCCACGCCGGAGCGGTTGAGGTCCACATAGGTGGCGGTGGGGTCGAGATCATGGATCGACTTGCCCGCATCCTGCTCCAGGTGCAGGCGCTCGATCCCGACTGTGAAGCGCGAGCCGTCATCACGCTCGCACTCGATCTCGCCCTCGCCCACGATGGGGTGGGCGAACTGGCTGATCTGATAGCCTTGGGGCAGGTCGGGATAGAAGTAATTCTTCCGGTCAAAGCGCGAAAACGCGTTGATCTGCGCGTTCAGGCCGAGGCCTGTGCGCACGGCCTGCTCGACGCAGAATTTATTGAGCACCGGCAGCATGCCCGGCATGCCCGCATCCACGAGGCTGACCTGAGTGTTGGGCTCTGATCCGAACTCGGTGGAGGCGCCGGAGAACAGCTTGGAGCGGCTCTTGACCTGGGCGTGGACCTCAAGGCCCACGACAATCTCCCACTCGCCCGTGGCACCGGGCAGAACATAGCGATGGTCGTCAGCGTCGAGCGGCATGGCGGCAAGGCTTCCTGATCAGGGGATGTAACGCGTCCATCCCTGTTTCGGCCCGCCGCGCCGCGCCGTCAAGCGTGCGGTGTGCGCCAGACTGGTCCGGTTGCGTGACCGCACGTGTCAGGCAGTATGGATTGGGCCGCAAGGAGAGTCGGTCCGGCTATCCCCGGACACGCCTGCGCCGTGCGCCGCATGTCCGCCAAAATGTCCGGCAATCGGGCGGGCGCCGGGCCAAAAGGGGAGTGAAAGCCTTGTTGTCAGGCGAATTCCTGAGCCCGTGCGGGACAGAGATCTTCCAGTTCAGTGTCGGCCCCATAGAAGCGTCTGACATCGCGCCCTTCAGCTGCGGTGTGAAACTGTACGCCATAGAGAGGGCTGATTTCATTATCGACAGCCGGGTCTATGGAGAAAGCGCGTTTCAGGCGTTGGAGCTCGCCACGGCGCTGATCTCGGACCTGTCAGGCTGGGCTGAGGCAATCAAGCGCGGCTGAACCGCCAACGATCAGCGACCCGCCCCCAGAGTAATGTCGCGGCAGAATACGATTACTCCGACAGGTTCCACGCGCTCCGCGGCGCCCCCTCACCGCTGCGGCGTGGCGGGGCCGTAAGCGAACCACTCCAGCTGCACCAGCTCCAGCACCAGCACACAGACAATCACCAGCCATATCGCGGCGGTGATGACGGTCGTCAGCCAGAGCTTGGCGCGGATTTGCGGATCGGTGGGCGCGCCCGGTTCTGAACCGGGGACAATGTCGCCATCCTCGTGCTGGCCGCGGATCTGGCGCGGCAGGACCGTGAAGAACACCATCCACCAGGCGCACAGAAACACCACCAGGCCCGAGACCATGCCGATATTGGGCGAAGCGATGAAGGCCAGCGCGATCCACATCAGGGCTGCGGCGATCACCAGAGCCTGGCTGAGGCGCTGACGGGTCATCAATGGCCGCCTTCGTACTGCGCGGGGTCCTGCATCAGCTCGATGAGCACGCCGCCGGTGTCCTTGGGATGGACGAAGATCACCGGCACGCCATGGGCGCCGAGATAGGGCTCGCCGGTGCCCAGAACCGTTGCGCCGCGCGCGCGCATGGCGTCGCGGGCGGCGAGGATGTCGGGCACTTCAAAACACATATGATGCTGGCCGCCCTTGGGGTTCTTCTCGAGGAATTTATGGACGGGGCTCCCCTCGCCCAGCGGCTCGATCAGCTCGATCTGCATGTTGGGCAGGGTGACGAA contains:
- a CDS encoding DUF1467 family protein; translated protein: MTRQRLSQALVIAAALMWIALAFIASPNIGMVSGLVVFLCAWWMVFFTVLPRQIRGQHEDGDIVPGSEPGAPTDPQIRAKLWLTTVITAAIWLVIVCVLVLELVQLEWFAYGPATPQR
- the mce gene encoding methylmalonyl-CoA epimerase, with amino-acid sequence MKLGRLNHVGVATPDVEAAARVYAELYGATDATAPRDFPQLGVRVVFVTLPNMQIELIEPLGEGSPVHKFLEKNPKGGQHHMCFEVPDILAARDAMRARGATVLGTGEPYLGAHGVPVIFVHPKDTGGVLIELMQDPAQYEGGH
- the gatB gene encoding Asp-tRNA(Asn)/Glu-tRNA(Gln) amidotransferase subunit GatB translates to MPLDADDHRYVLPGATGEWEIVVGLEVHAQVKSRSKLFSGASTEFGSEPNTQVSLVDAGMPGMLPVLNKFCVEQAVRTGLGLNAQINAFSRFDRKNYFYPDLPQGYQISQFAHPIVGEGEIECERDDGSRFTVGIERLHLEQDAGKSIHDLDPTATYVDLNRSGVALMEIVSRPHVRSPGDAAAYVRTLRTILRYLDTCGGDMEKGQMRADVNVSVCKPGQYEKFAASGDFKHLGTRCEIKNVNSLRFIMQAIEYEARRQIDILEEGGKIIQQTRLFDANTGVTRSMRSKEEAHDYRYFPDPDLTPLVLDAAWIADIKANLPELPADKRKRFVEVLGLSEYDASVLAADKDRADYFEAVIEGADAKLSANWVNNELFGRLNKEGLSITESPVSPAQLAGLVSLITSNVISGKIAKDVFEIVWEEGGDPETIVEARGLKQVTDTGAIEKVVDALIAANPEQAEKVKTKPQTLGWFVGQVMKATGGKANPQAVNEILNRKLLG